The Gemmatimonadota bacterium genome window below encodes:
- a CDS encoding GWxTD domain-containing protein, with the protein PVLAYAYMKLGKIVPAERYFERYLDGLDPNARMLYEDIRFVASREELAAFNATPIDEREGFLRRFWNLHDPDITTAENERRIEHYWRVWYALHHFSEGQSPWDRRGEVYIRFGEPDYRSQSDELNFEQSLAVQRIKERLALSIYGTKVHPKEFLRSGRSNPYNTESLIAPLGATYVGPVYPVRSLRGKISEFQGYTAELFEISTGSARESRTDIFRPVTASEDGAMVAWENWIYVDIGDGLDITFTDERGLGIYDYAPAPPGDMVPLKQLAVLHRYNPRTVTEQAAAQIPDYYRPLENEDPSEFYYASADFRGEDEKTMCEVYLGVPHTLGYYFATEDETRLSVERTIALINTETGSIYRSRAPLHFRNAGDVTGIKGAVVPDVIRLNVPPGSYKMEVSVQDLISIGKGRYRQDMEIEAYPQTQLRVSDLELAWQIFERKERSKFSKGHLEVIPMPTRTYPRDRSIYVYYEIYNLKRNAFGQTRYRVAYTIRSQEKMTLGALVSQLVKTITKGEDEEIAIDFEQVGRRSSEATYIALDLTACGLGRHTVSVKITDLESGERAVKKASFVVAD; encoded by the coding sequence TTCCCGTTCTGGCGTATGCGTATATGAAGCTGGGAAAGATAGTACCTGCGGAGCGGTATTTTGAGCGGTATCTGGATGGTCTTGATCCCAATGCGAGAATGCTATATGAGGACATCCGCTTTGTGGCCTCGCGCGAAGAACTCGCCGCATTTAATGCCACTCCGATAGACGAGCGCGAGGGATTCTTGCGCCGGTTCTGGAACTTACACGATCCAGATATCACGACGGCTGAAAATGAGCGGAGAATAGAGCACTACTGGCGGGTGTGGTATGCACTGCATCATTTTTCAGAGGGTCAAAGTCCATGGGATAGGCGCGGGGAAGTGTATATTCGATTTGGTGAGCCGGATTATCGCTCTCAGTCAGATGAGTTAAATTTTGAACAGAGTTTGGCTGTGCAAAGGATCAAGGAGCGATTGGCTTTGTCGATTTATGGTACCAAAGTCCATCCAAAGGAGTTTCTGAGATCAGGACGCAGTAATCCTTATAATACAGAATCTTTAATAGCCCCATTAGGTGCCACTTATGTTGGTCCAGTTTATCCCGTGCGAAGTCTGCGTGGAAAAATATCGGAGTTTCAGGGATATACCGCAGAATTATTCGAAATATCGACAGGTTCTGCGCGTGAATCCCGCACAGATATTTTTCGGCCTGTTACAGCATCAGAGGATGGGGCAATGGTGGCGTGGGAGAACTGGATTTACGTCGATATTGGCGATGGACTCGATATTACGTTTACCGATGAAAGAGGACTCGGCATCTATGATTACGCACCTGCACCACCCGGCGATATGGTTCCCTTGAAACAGTTAGCTGTTTTACATCGCTATAATCCGAGAACTGTGACCGAACAGGCCGCCGCCCAAATCCCCGATTATTATCGCCCACTGGAAAACGAGGATCCGTCTGAATTTTATTACGCATCTGCGGATTTTCGCGGTGAGGATGAGAAAACAATGTGTGAAGTCTATCTCGGTGTGCCTCACACGCTGGGGTATTACTTTGCGACAGAAGATGAGACACGCCTCTCGGTTGAACGCACTATCGCTTTGATCAATACGGAGACTGGAAGCATCTATCGCAGCCGCGCACCCTTACACTTCAGAAATGCGGGCGATGTCACAGGTATTAAAGGCGCAGTTGTGCCGGATGTGATTCGCCTCAATGTACCGCCCGGTTCTTACAAGATGGAGGTGTCTGTACAGGATTTGATTTCCATAGGCAAGGGAAGGTATCGCCAGGATATGGAGATTGAGGCATATCCACAGACGCAACTTCGAGTAAGCGATCTGGAACTGGCCTGGCAGATTTTTGAGAGGAAGGAGAGAAGTAAATTTAGCAAAGGGCACCTTGAAGTCATTCCTATGCCCACCAGGACCTATCCGCGAGATCGAAGTATTTATGTGTATTACGAGATTTACAATTTGAAACGCAATGCGTTTGGTCAGACCAGGTACCGAGTGGCATATACGATTCGGTCACAAGAAAAGATGACATTGGGCGCGCTTGTTTCACAACTGGTCAAGACGATTACGAAGGGAGAGGACGAGGAGATCGCAATAGATTTTGAGCAAGTGGGCAGGCGTTCTTCAGAGGCCACATACATCGCGCTGGATTTGACAGCGTGTGGGCTGGGTCGCCATACGGTGAGTGTGAAGATTACAGATTTGGAATCTGGTGAGAGGGCAGTGAAAAAAGCCTCTTTTGTGGTTGCTGATTAG